From a single Lolium rigidum isolate FL_2022 chromosome 7, APGP_CSIRO_Lrig_0.1, whole genome shotgun sequence genomic region:
- the LOC124670115 gene encoding probable pectinesterase/pectinesterase inhibitor 21 has translation MSKGAIIGASSILVVAVVAAVCVVSFKNNSGGQDDDAHLTTSVKSVKAFCQPMDYKETCEAELTKVGGNATNPADLAKAIFEVTSEKIKKAISESATLEELKSDQRTAGALENCKELLEYAIEDLKTTFDKLGGFEMTDFNKAVDDLRTWLSAALTYQETCLDGFLNTTTDAAGKMRGALNASQELTEDILAVVDQFSATLGSLSFGRRLLGEEDGSPVWMTDGKRRLMEAGPSTPDFKPNITVAADGSGDFKTIKDALAKVPAKSATMYVMYIKAGTYKEYVTVPRTVTNLVMIGDGMEKTIITGNKNFKMNLTTKDTATMEAIGNGFFMKDIRVENTAGAANHQAVALRVQSDQAVFFQCYFDGYQDTLYTHAQRQFFRECTVTGTIDFIFGNSQVVIQNCLILPRKPMDNQVNIITAQGRREKRSAGGTIMHNNTIEPHPDFKDQGKIATYLARPWKEYSRTIYIQNNIGAFIDPKGWLEWNGNFGLETLFYAEVENTGPGADTSKRAKWGGIKTVTYEEAQKEFTVEAFIQGQQFIPKYGVPYIPGLLPQSEPGRGH, from the exons ATGAGCAAAGGTGCAATAATCGGCGCGTCCAGCAtcctggtggtggcggtggtcgcCGCCGTCTGCGTCGTCTCATTCAAGAACAACTCCGGCGGACAGGATGACGATGCCCACCTCACCACGTCCGTCAAGTCCGTCAAGGCCTTCTGCCAGCCCATGGACTACAAGGAGACGTGCGAGGCGGAGCTGACCAAGGTGGGCGGCAACGCCACTAACCCGGCGGACCTCGCCAAGGCCATCTTCGAGGTCACGTCGGAGAAGATCAAGAAGGCCATCAGCGAGTCAGCCACGCTGGAGGAGCTCAAGAGCGACCAGCGCACGGCGGGTGCCCTGGAGAACTGCAAGGAGCTGCTGGAGTACGCGATCGAGGACCTCAAGACCACCTTCGACAAGCTCGGGGGGTTCGAGATGACCGACTTCAACAAGGCCGTCGACGACCTCAGGACTTGGCTCAGTGCCGCGCTCACGTACCAGGAGACATGCCTCGACGGCTTCCTCAACACCACCACCGACGCTGCTGGCAAGATGCGGGGCGCGCTCAACGCGTCGCAGGAGCTCACGGAGGACATCCTCGCCGTGGTGGACCAGTTCTCGGCGACGCTCGGGAGCCTGAGCTTTGGGAGGAGGCTGCTCGGGGAGGAGGACGGATCGCCGGTGTGGATGACGGACGGGAAGAGGCGGCTCATGGAGGCCGGACCCTCGACGCCGGATTTCAAGCCGAATATCACGGTGGCGGCCGACGGCAGCGGCGACTTCAAGACCATCAAGGACGCGCTCGCCAAGGTGCCGGCCAAGAGCGCAACCATGTACGTGATGTACATCAAGGCAGGAACGTACAAGGAGTACGTGACGGTGCCCCGGACCGTGACCAACCTGGTGATGATCGGCGACGGCATGGAAAAGACCATCATCACCGGCAACAAGAACTTCAAGATGAACCTCACCACCAAGGACACGGCGACAATGG AGGCGATCGGGAACGGGTTCTTCATGAAAGACATCCGGGTGGAGAACACGGCGGGGGCGGCGAACCACCAGGCGGTGGCGCTGCGCGTGCAGAGCGACCAGGCGGTGTTCTTCCAGTGCTACTTCGACGGGTACCAGGACACGCTCTACACCCACGCGCAGCGGCAGTTCTTCCGGGAGTGCACGGTGACCGGCACCATCGACTTCATCTTCGGCAACTCCCAGGTGGTGATCCAGAACTGCCTCATCCTGCCGCGGAAGCCCATGGACAACCAGGTGAACATCATCACGGCGCAGGGGCGGCGCGAGAAGCGCTCCGCCGGCGGCACCATCATGCACAACAACACCATCGAGCCGCACCCGGACTTCAAGGATCAGGGGAAGATCGCAACCTACCTGGCCAGGCCATGGAAGGAGTACTCCAGGACCATCTACATCCAGAACAACATCGGCGCCTTCATCGACCCCAAGGGGTGGCTCGAGTGGAACGGCAACTTCGGCCTCGAAACCCTCTTCTACGCGGAGGTGGAGAACACGGGGCCCGGCGCCGACACCAGCAAGCGCGCCAAGTGGGGCGGCATCAAGACCGTCACCTACGAGGAGGCGCAGAAGGAGTTCACCGTCGAGGCATTCATCCAGGGCCAGCAGTTCATCCCCAAGTACGGCGTGCCCTACATCCCGGGACTCCTCCCACAGTCAGAGCCCGGGAGGGGGCACTAA